The following are encoded together in the Prionailurus viverrinus isolate Anna chromosome B3, UM_Priviv_1.0, whole genome shotgun sequence genome:
- the LOC125167823 gene encoding proline-rich receptor-like protein kinase PERK2, with the protein MKPEERASQGLGMKALWEAYLSAVPQAYPFHPLPKSQAVLFDPNFSNPRQVPSTLPPATWPPPPTPKLLASRLDSHPASLGSPPDPSALASKIRSPLIGTTVPHHLSEAPPTPHPPSWPPPDPVSYSSFLKKLSTAALASGYEEMN; encoded by the exons ATGAAGCCCGAAGAACGAGCCAGCCAAGGGCTTGGCATgaa GGCACTTTGGGAGGCCTACCTGTCAGCCGTACCCCAGGCTTACCCATTCCATCCTCTGCCCAAAAGCCAAGCAGTCCTCTTCGATCCTAACTTTTCCAACCCACGGCAAGTCCCGTCCACCTTACCTCCAGCCACTTGGCCGCCGCCACCCACGCCCAAGCTGCTCGCCTCTCGCTTGGACAGCCACCCTGCCTCGCTGGGGTCACCTCCTGACCCCTCAGCCTTGGCCTCTAAAATCCGTTCTCCACTCATCGGCACGACGGTGCCACACCATCTTTCTGAggccccacccacaccccacccGCCTTCTTGGCCTCCACCAGATCCTGTCAGCTATTcaagctttttaaagaaactgagcACAGCAGCTTTGGCATCAGGCTATGAAGAGATGAACTGA